Below is a window of Uloborus diversus isolate 005 chromosome 3, Udiv.v.3.1, whole genome shotgun sequence DNA.
CTATCAACTGATTCGTTAATTCATCATCTAAATCTTTCGTGACAATAGCGCTCAATACTTCAACTgatgatgttttaaaattaagatcaaAATTCGAAATTGGCCCATGAATTGTCCATCCCATCAAAGTATCTAACaacattactttttcatttatacgtCGAGTTGTACCAGAAACTATTTCCCAAAAATAATCAGACcaaattaaaatgtcaattttactatCACTATATCCGTTTTCGGAATCCGACAATTTAATACCTAAAGATTGAATTTGTTCACGCAAATCTTTGTTTTGTGTTTCTATTAATGTGTTGCAGATTTCAGGGGATTCTAATGCCGCGAtacttaaacatttattttcgtCGCTTATGTTGTGTAGCAAAAATTTGACGCGATGTCTTATAACGTTAATAGCGGTACTATTTCTGAAAGTATGCAAGCTTATTTTTTCCCTATCTACTACTggtaatttcaatttatttactaATCTTTCATGGATAAAACTTCTTTGGCTCCCTGAATCAATTAAACCTCGACAATGTATTTTAGTTTCACCCTCTGAATCTGAAATTATAGCTTTAAATGTTTGGAGTAGAacaatttgtttattattttcaactttgtttttatgtggaaTAATTGATGTTAATATTGCATCAGAATTAATTTTGTCTTTAGACAGGGGAACAGGGTCATTCATCGGATAAGCTATTTCACACAATCCCTTTCGGTGACTTTGTTTGTGACAGATACTGCAGTTAACTTTTGTCCTACagaattttttaagatgaaattttttataacataGAAAACACCTCCCGTTTTTCTTTAATActtcttttttctcatttatgtTTAATTGATTGCATTCATCCGATAAATGGTCACACAGTCTATTGCGAAACACGCAAAATTTTTCAACAACAGTATTTAATGTGGCAGTTAAATAATTTACTTCCTTGTTTCTAAATTCCCTACGCTTTTGAAACCTATTTTCATACGTATTTGTATTTCTAACctcatcattttttgttttagataAAATTAAAGTCCTTTCTCGCGATTCTAACTCTTTCTTTAGAAAGCATAATAAATCAGAAACTTTATTTTGTTCCGAATCATGGGATCTGTTAAATTCCAAAGCCATGTCAGTTGGAATACACTTTATCAAAATGGGAAACAAAAGTTCCCCGAAAGAGTCTGGTCGAATCCCCAAACTTCCTAAAGCGCATATTTCTACTGAGCAAATATCATACAATCTACGTAGAGAATATACATCCCTTGAATTTTTGCACGGTGTTAAACTTTAAAGGTTAGACATATGACTATCAATAATCAATTCCTTTCTACCAAAGCGAGATTCCAAAATACTGatagctttttcataattatttgccTCTAATGACAACCCAGAAATTGCAGTTTCTGCATCAGCTagtaaataagattttaaataattaaacttttcaaCGTCAGTTAACGATTTGTTATCATGTATACTACTTTTAAACTGTGCccaaaaatttggctatttgggtcattccatgtgaagtgatccaaagttttttccctcacctttttgtatttctctgaaatttggctcatcgattgtaccctttgaggtaataaaaagtccaaatttttggatttttatctctattatttttttatttatgacactttaatttttcgaaaaacccgctttttttcatggatgcttgaacataaaatggacgctaactcagcaccaaatatagatagaaagatttggtaaaaagcattttaaagtacattagttgctgattaatgggatatgcaacatgacgaatttcaaaaaaaaattaatttaaaaaaaataaaatttaaattttaaatttatatttcttagaaaaggtataatgaaatttttaaaaaaaaattctcaaaaatttgtgtgtattttatctttatttgtgcaaagtttcaagataagatctcaatgagatcatatttttatgaatttttaaacaaaatttgacttatgaaataatgacatttttcagattctaattagttaaatattGGGTTCTTTTACTGGgaatggtctagtaagtagtaattgatcatgaatatgcttgaaatgaactgacatgacGTTGTatattagtccccccccccctccgccacacaaccactttttatcttttttttttttttttcaaaactgtatttaaaaaaaaaagtcggcacGTAGGAGTTATAACCATAgtaaactgggacgcacgctgctaaacatcagtagtgactaaagcttataaatgggggggggtcataaaaactaaaagtcagaaaaactgaagagaaccactcatttgcagctttttttttcggaaagtgggacggtagggggaggggggcaatctggaatgaaacataagaacatggaaggttatgctcaaattagcaaaatttgtttgatctataactgcttttaatatatgtataaatagatatcgctgcattgctctcgtttacaagtgaaattaaaagaaaactagcattaaagaaaagaaaaaacagctgcactccaaatgttgaagaaagacagttttatgcggacagacatatgacctgatacttagatttagttttagtttagtgtaaaaagaatgaaacaacacggggggaaacacttctattttgctgtgatcttggggcaaactatttctttcctccatccaaaattggaagttggtgcaggggtaagggacaaaatgaatcataactttcctagtcagatagtgaaataatcaagtacactttgtgaagttcggattgaaaaagaaacacttggtctgaaaaaaaaaaaaagcatcaggtgaagcgtgatactagtatagtgttaatcgtatgtgagactgagtgtgtgtgtggggggggggtaatgtactttgtcttgctttaaagaagaacatttaccagcttttaatattttttctattcattttgttttattttattcattcatttattttttaaattttgaaaatagttttggaaaaaaataataaaagtagtgGCCCGGGGGAGGGgatcttttttttactttaaagaagaacatttatcaatttttaataagttgactattcattttggttttttattcattcatttattttttacattttgaaaatagttttgaaaaaaaaaaaagtggtggtgcgggggggtgcttgccaatttacaaattcacgtcagctcatttcaagcatagttatgatcaattactacttactagaccatccccagtgagagaaccccatttttaactagttagaatctgaaaaatgtcattatttcataagtcaaattttacttaaaaattcataaaaatatgatcccattgggatcccaacttgaaactttgcacaaataaagataaaatacacaaaaatttttgagaattttttttaaaaaaaattcattataccttttctgagaaatttaaattaaaaatttaaatttcatttttttaaaattaaaatttttttgaaattagtcatgttgcatatcccattaatcagcaactaatgtactttaaaatgctttttaccaaatctttctatctatatttggtgctgagttatcgtccattttatgttcaagcatccatgaaaaaaagcgggtttttcgaaaaatcaaagtgtcataaataaaaaaataatagagataaaaatctaaaaattaagacttttgattacctcaaagggtacaatcgatgagccaaatttcaaagaaatacaaaagggtgagggaaaaaatttccctaattttggatcacttgacatggaatgacccatttgcaaatattcccattaaatttttctattactaATCGAGGAAGTTTGACAGACGTAGCATTTCGCGTACAAAGACTCGAATCTACGGGACTAATTTGCACTTGATTTGGAACTTGTAAATTATTCTTGAGATATTTCTTTACCCGAGCTTTACATgtcaaaatttcttctttgtaGTTTtctactgtatttctttttcctACTGTTTTTCGTCGGTAATTTCCTGTTCTATTACTTCATTAAGTGTTTTTAGGCTTTCTTCCTTTTCGGTTAATAGTTCAAGTGTTATTTCAATTACTTCAATATCAGGTAATTCCGTGCTAattaatgtttctaatttcttaaTAATTCTTGTTGTTGCTCCCCTTAGCGTAGCACGCTTCTTAATGTATTTATCCAACGTTTCCATAATGAACAATTCAAATTCACCTTACCTCATaaattttcttcaaagattaaaatatttcatcttaaAATCCTGGAAGTTTCGGCACCACTTTTCTTGTAAATTGTAGAATTCAAAAAAGTTAGAAAACACTATGAGGtaagttaagttaaaattttatttacattgaaaaggatTAGTAAAAATTGGGCTTGCGCCTTCAAAACACAACTGAAACTAGCACATTTCGACCGATGCAATCTGTTTTTATCCTTTGCCGGtgccaatttcattttacaatattttatagCAACGGCGCCCTCTTCTGAATTAATCTAGCCGtcacacacccccccccccaacccccaaaAAAAGAGAGGAATACCCCTTTAAACAATCCCATCCCCTAAGTCTGCGACATCACCCTTCCTGACAAACATAACTTTTTGCATTACTAAACGATCTAATTAAGTGCAACACTTATGTTTCAACGTTTAAGTACATTCTTTTAGAATGTAAATCTACATTGTGAGAAAAGCTTTTTATATAACATTTCCGCGTACTTGAAAACAGTTTTCATGGtgctaaacttaaaaaaaaaaggacaaatctGTTCATCATTGCGTTGCTTTTCCACAAATCATGATATTAATGACTTAGATAATGCAATATCTTAAACCTACACGCAACTAATGTGGTGAAAAAAGTTTGTATAACGAAATTGATGCATTTAATTCGTATATATTTTTGCATAGTTACGTCATTAATTATTCAGTCCAAATGATTTTCGTTTCAGCTGgatataatgattttaaaaatctattattATCAATCTCTTTCAAAGGAATCTAATTATAAGTCTAATCATTACTTTGAATTCGTGCGGGTGATTTGGATGTGATCTAATCGAATACTAAGTACTTACGTGGGATAACTTATATGGTTTGAGTAATTATCATTAACTTAAATTGATCAAAAACGCTACAGATTGAACACCATCACAATAAACTCAACGAATTTTAGCAACAATGCTGTAAGAAATGTGAAAGGGTttacaaattacaattttacTTTGATATGTATGCACAAGAATGTTTGTACTAACCTCTATTGATAAAGATCAGATTATCAAAAATACCTTAATAATTGAACCACGATCTTGTTTTACCGAGAAAGTAAGTAAACATAAAACGTTTTctgtacactgcaaataatcggtacacatttggaacactttaagtgttccagttgcctgaatatgtgctaaaatgtacTTCGAATGTGTTCTATATCAAAGAAAGTgagctgaaatgttttactaatccgttccgtTATGAAGGAAACGTTCCAAAAGTGAACCGAATGTGTTCGGAAGAATCTCGATTCAACCGAAGTTTGGAATACACTTAAGAACACATTGTGTGCATATATgagagtgcttgtgaaatcactgctttctttgctaagtaatgtttgtaaacaatctggatcggccgcaatcattttcgtCATGTTTTTGAATTCTCAAAAGGTATGTCACTTACTTATTTTAATGTTCTATGcagaaaatttttgtatttgtacatttactgagcttcatacatctgtttttaataaactaataatttaacaTCTTgcctaagttttgaaataaaatgaaatcccatgttttaaaactgtgtggttacgttaagaTTAACATGTTACGATTCTAATcctgaaattgattgaataagggTTCCTGTCGTAATCTTtagattttagaattttttaagaacttcGGATTTAGAGTTTTAAATAAGGGCTCCTTAACTCCAGGTTACGACCCAAAAACGTTTCTATTGAAGGTCGAATTGCATTTCTTATGATATTCAATTTCCATCTTTTCGAAGAAACATCTGTTTCATCTACATGCTTTATATAAATTCTGccatctactttttgtttttagaaa
It encodes the following:
- the LOC129218991 gene encoding uncharacterized protein LOC129218991; translation: MNDPVPLSKDKINSDAILTSIIPHKNKVENNKQIVLLQTFKAIISDSEGETKIHCRGLIDSGSQRSFIHERLVNKLKLPVVDREKISLHTFRNSTAINVIRHRVKFLLHNISDENKCLSIAALESPEICNTLIETQNKDLREQIQSLGIKLSDSENGYSDSKIDILIWSDYFWEIVSGTTRRINEKVMLLDTLMGWTIHGPISNFDLNFKTSSVEVLSAIVTKDLDDELTNQLIAFWELESLGIQNDPSKRAISDGEALQKFEKTLTFKNGRYVVALPWKHENDNLASNYDNARKRLNSLIRRFYKDPSLYIEYKAVIDEYFKLGSVEEVSDTRNTGHPTYYLPLSPVIRKDKSTTKLRIVFDASSHPPHAPSLNDLLHSGPNLNPDLLNLILSFRFHRIGFVADIEKAFLNIGLSENDRDVVRFL